One Ricinus communis isolate WT05 ecotype wild-type chromosome 7, ASM1957865v1, whole genome shotgun sequence genomic region harbors:
- the LOC8276177 gene encoding cellulose synthase-like protein B4 encodes MAQIISPPLYERISIKNPIHRTLDVAVLFLLSSLLVYRLYSLDKHGFAWFLALLCESWFTFIWFLTANAKWNPVKYKTYPEHLSQRVEEFLPAVDMFVTTADPLLEPPIITMNTVLSLLAVDYPVHKLACYVSDDGCSPLTYYSLVETSKFAQLWVPFCKKYNIQVRAPFRYFSNESMISARNSLEFQQEWKMLKDEYEKFSRKIQDAAGKSVPWDLNDDLAVFSNIDRRNHPSIIKVIWENKKGLSDGLPHLVYISREKRLKHAHHYKAGAMNVLTRVSGLVTNAPFMLNVDCDMYVNDPQVVRRAMCFLLGSSNEREFAFVQFPQVFYDELKDDPFGSTLAVVYEYMGRGIAGLQGPFYGGTGCFHRRKVIYGLCPDDVGTEKNNATPVSSDKELLNIFGNSMEFIKSAAQALQGKTTSPRNLSNLVETEYQVAGCGYEYGTAWGTEVGWQYGSTTEDVLTGLMIHSRGWRSAYCTPEPPAFLGCSPSSGPTLLTQQKRWATGLVEILVCRKSPIVTAITAKLQFRQCLVYLFILTWGLRSIPELCYMLLPAYCIISNSNFLPKFNEPPIYGYIALIIVYSLYTILEYLQTGLSIRAWWNKQKMARVITTSAWLIGVLSVVLKILGISETVFEVTQKDQLNDNDSDSNVCKFTFDESPLFIPGTTILLIELAALIMGFFSGGLLQSQIGEILCSILVVMFFWLFFKGLFRKDKYGIPLPTICKSVVLASSFVYFCKWLSLD; translated from the exons ATGGCGCAAATAATTTCTCCTCCTCTGTATGAAagaatttctattaaaaaccCAATACATAGAACTCTGGATGTCGCTGTCCTCTTCCTTCTATCTTCTCTGCTTGTTTATCGTCTATACTCTCTCGACAAACATGGTTTTGCTTGGTTTCTTGCTCTCCTGTGCGAGTCATGGTTTACTTTCATTTGGTTTCTTACTGCCAATGCAAAATGGAATCCTGTAAAGTACAAAACATACCCAGAACACCTTTCTCAGAG GGTAGAAGAGTTTCTTCCTGCTGTGGATATGTTTGTTACAACTGCAGACCCCCTGCTAGAACCACCTATAATCACCATGAATACAGTATTATCTTTATTAGCAGTTGATTATCCAGTCCATAAGCTAGCATGCTATGTTTCAGATGATGGTTGTTCGCCTCTTACCTACTATTCTCTTGTCGAAACATCCAAGTTTGCTCAGCTTTGGGTTCCGTTTTGCAAGAAGTATAATATTCAAGTCAGAGCTCCCTTCAGATACTTCTCTAACGAGTCAATGATTTCTGCTCGTAATTCACTGGAATTCCAACAAGAATGGAAAATGTTGAAG GATGAATATGAGAAGTTTAGCCGCAAAATTCAAGATGCAGCTGGAAAATCTGTTCCATGGGATCTGAATGATGATTTGGCTGTTTTCTCCAACATCGACCGTCGAAACCATCCTTCAATAATTAAG GTTATATGGGAGAATAAAAAAGGCCTTTCAGATGGGTTGCCtcatttagtttatatatcaAGAGAGAAGAGGCTAAAGCATGCACATCACTACAAGGCAGGTGCAATGAATGTGCTA ACCAGAGTTTCAGGATTAGTGACGAATGCTCCGTTCATGTTGAACGTAGATTGCGACATGTACGTGAATGATCCACAGGTTGTTCGTCGCGCAATGTGCTTCTTGCTAGGTTCCTCTAATGAAAGGGAATTTGCATTTGTACAGTTCCCACAAGTGTTTTATGACGAGCTAAAGGATGATCCTTTTGGCAGTACATTAGCGGTTGTGTATGAA TACATGGGGCGTGGAATAGCAGGACTTCAAGGACCTTTCTATGGAGGAACAGGATGTTTTCACAGGCGAAAAGTAATCTATGGTTTATGTCCTGATGATGTAGGaactgaaaaaaataatgcgACTCCAGTTAGTA GTGACAAGGAACTGCTCAACATATTTGGGAACTCGATGGAGTTCATCAAATCAGCGGCTCAAGCATTGCAAGGAAAGACAACTAGTCCAAGAAACCTTTCCAATTTGGTTGAGACTGAATATCAAGTTGCTGGTTGTGGTTATGAGTATGGCACTGCATGGGGTACAGAG GTTGGGTGGCAATATGGGTCCACAACAGAAGATGTCTTGACAGGCCTCATGATTCATTCAAGAGGTTGGAGATCTGCCTATTGCACCCCAGAACCTCCAGCATTTCTCGGATGCTCACCGTCATCTGGACCAACTTTATTGACCCAACAGAAGAGATGGGCGACAGGTTTGGTTGAGATTTTGGTTTGCAGAAAGAGCCCCATTGTTACTGCCATCACTGCCAAGCTCCAATTTCGGCAGTGTTTGGTCTATTTGTTCATCCTTACTTGGGGATTACGTTCCATCCCGGAACTTTGCTATATGTTATTGCCAGCTTATTGCATCATCTCTAACTCCAATTTCCTGCCCAAGTTTAATGAACCACCCATATATGGTTATATTGCCCTCATCATAGTTTACAGTCTATACACTATATTAGAATACCTTCAAACTGGACTATCAATCCGTGCATGGTGGAATAAACAAAAGATGGCAAGGGTAATAACAACAAGTGCATGGTTAATTGGAGTCCTAAGTGTGGTATTGAAGATACTAGGAATATCAGAAACAGTTTTTGAAGTTACACAAAAAGACCAATTGAATGATAATGATAGTGATAGTAATGTTTGTAAGTTCACCTTTGATGAGTCGCCACTTTTTATACCTGGGACAACCATTTTGCTAATAGAATTGGCAGCACTTATTATGGGTTTCTTTTCTGGTGGGCTTCTTCAGTCGCAGATTGGGGAGATTTTATGCAGCATATTGGTGGTTATGTTCTTctggttattttttaaagggCTGTTTAGGAAAGACAAATATGGAATTCCATTGCCAACAATTTGTAAGTCAGTTGTGTTGGCTTCctcttttgtatatttttgCAAGTGGCTATCGTTGGATtaa